A region of Ochrobactrum quorumnocens DNA encodes the following proteins:
- the dusB gene encoding tRNA dihydrouridine synthase DusB, whose product MTLLEQPLNIRGVALQNRVFLAPMSGVSDLPFRKRAAEAGAGMVVSEMVASAELCNRHKESMLRLSGEGLGTHVVQLAGREAHWMGEAAKIAEGEGADIIDINMGCPAKKVTGGYSGSALMRDLDHAMTLVEATVNAVKVPVTLKMRLGWDENSINAPELAKRAEDAGIAMVTVHGRTRCQFYEGSADWDAIHAVRDVVKIPLVANGDVLSRDDARELLRRSGADAVMVGRGSYGQPWLAGAIAGSDFAPRSPEQILSYVIRHYEDMLDHYGSKTGIRHARKHLGWYLDRHVDKAFSSPEKSKKAKAEIMTLTDPEAVIAALARVFLRDANHADAIRKVA is encoded by the coding sequence GTGACTCTCCTCGAACAACCTCTAAACATACGTGGCGTGGCCCTTCAAAACCGCGTTTTTCTCGCGCCCATGTCGGGTGTTTCCGACCTCCCATTCCGAAAACGCGCTGCCGAGGCTGGGGCTGGCATGGTCGTTTCGGAGATGGTTGCGAGTGCAGAGCTCTGCAATAGGCATAAAGAAAGCATGCTGCGCCTTTCCGGTGAAGGGCTGGGTACGCATGTTGTGCAACTCGCAGGACGTGAAGCGCACTGGATGGGTGAAGCCGCCAAGATTGCCGAAGGCGAGGGTGCGGATATCATCGATATCAATATGGGCTGCCCCGCCAAGAAGGTGACGGGCGGCTATTCCGGTTCAGCGCTGATGCGCGATCTCGACCATGCGATGACATTGGTTGAAGCCACAGTTAATGCCGTCAAAGTTCCGGTTACGCTCAAAATGCGTCTTGGCTGGGATGAAAACAGTATCAATGCGCCGGAATTGGCAAAGCGCGCCGAAGATGCGGGCATTGCGATGGTGACGGTGCATGGCCGCACCAGATGCCAGTTTTACGAAGGTAGTGCTGATTGGGATGCCATTCATGCTGTACGCGATGTGGTGAAGATTCCACTGGTTGCCAACGGTGATGTGTTATCGCGTGACGATGCAAGAGAATTGTTGCGCCGTTCGGGCGCGGACGCTGTGATGGTTGGACGCGGTTCCTACGGACAACCGTGGTTGGCAGGCGCGATAGCGGGCAGTGATTTCGCTCCGCGTTCTCCAGAACAAATTCTTTCTTATGTTATAAGACATTACGAAGATATGCTCGACCATTATGGCAGCAAAACTGGTATCCGTCATGCGAGAAAGCATCTCGGCTGGTATCTGGATCGCCACGTGGACAAGGCATTCTCGTCGCCAGAAAAATCCAAAAAAGCTAAGGCTGAAATCATGACGCTCACCGACCCTGAAGCGGTTATCGCAGCGCTCGCCCGCGTTTTTCTGCGTGATGCAAATCATGCAGACGCAATCAGAAAGGTCGCATGA